A genomic window from Halogeometricum borinquense DSM 11551 includes:
- a CDS encoding ABC transporter substrate-binding protein, with protein MPSGNTDKRIDRRSWLKALGVGGAAGLAGCSGNQNQNTETSGKGGTETSEPTEESTEAGDSSGRSIGGTYREALSADAKSLNFLFHSDTNTTKFVDATMDYAYDFKDIGEIVPMWVESYTEKDKKEWTFTLRDNLRWSDPYGDLTAEDWVYTAQNLYGAKAPGESKTKENWAGVVQYSDWKNLTIEKAGKRKLKVTLPGPQPAFIASTAFWGGRCLPKDLVKGYVEDKDIEGLKQDEELNSLSYTGNLGPYDYEEWQRESRFVATRADDYYLREVAGSEEIPERFAEAPYFEKYELKIIGEESTRLASLKEGDLTYFEDVPSQKVEQFQQMDHLKFRFPPNPFCSMAYYNQRSNGWEMLQRKEVRRALSTAISKKAIAENIYRGFPTVAHTFQPEWSPWYLTDKVEQFGVGDSYGSEKARKMMKEALSDTNYGYDGDKLVDGNGEQVELSFVYRAGSQNNQTVAEFFKQELAKIGIKVAPTNGGPFNTLQNKYMLTSTSDGTPSFNAGPDATSQEPWDLMYGVALNAYPINPDGSRTFWVPDGGFNFYGYEPEAPMADLYDTAQSATDEKTRKEAFAKIFAALSKEQPTNFLNFSVYKNAYDKNYMGMPAEGEFDYLESWDSTSWYLAKQ; from the coding sequence ATGCCATCCGGCAACACGGATAAACGAATTGATCGGCGCAGTTGGCTCAAAGCACTCGGTGTAGGCGGTGCTGCAGGGCTTGCTGGCTGTTCCGGTAACCAGAATCAGAACACGGAAACCTCCGGCAAGGGCGGCACTGAGACGTCGGAGCCTACCGAGGAATCCACCGAAGCGGGCGACTCCTCCGGTCGCTCGATCGGCGGTACGTACCGCGAAGCCCTCTCAGCGGACGCGAAGTCTCTCAATTTCCTCTTTCATAGCGATACGAACACGACGAAGTTCGTCGATGCGACGATGGACTACGCCTACGACTTCAAGGACATCGGCGAAATCGTCCCGATGTGGGTGGAATCCTACACGGAAAAGGACAAGAAAGAGTGGACGTTTACCCTCCGCGACAATCTCCGCTGGAGCGATCCGTACGGCGATCTGACGGCCGAAGACTGGGTGTACACGGCGCAGAATCTCTACGGTGCGAAAGCGCCGGGCGAGAGCAAGACGAAGGAGAACTGGGCGGGTGTCGTTCAGTACTCCGACTGGAAGAACCTCACCATCGAAAAGGCGGGCAAGCGAAAACTCAAGGTCACGCTCCCCGGACCACAGCCCGCATTCATCGCTTCGACGGCGTTCTGGGGCGGCCGCTGTCTCCCCAAAGACCTCGTCAAAGGCTACGTCGAGGACAAAGACATAGAGGGTCTAAAGCAGGACGAAGAACTCAACTCGCTCTCCTACACTGGCAACCTCGGGCCGTACGATTACGAGGAGTGGCAGCGTGAGTCTCGCTTCGTCGCAACCCGCGCCGACGACTACTACCTGCGCGAAGTTGCTGGCTCAGAAGAGATTCCAGAGCGGTTTGCTGAGGCACCGTACTTCGAGAAGTACGAACTGAAGATTATCGGTGAGGAGTCTACGCGCCTCGCTTCCCTGAAGGAAGGCGACCTCACCTACTTCGAGGACGTTCCCTCCCAGAAGGTCGAGCAGTTCCAGCAGATGGACCACCTCAAGTTCCGTTTCCCGCCGAATCCGTTCTGCTCGATGGCGTACTACAACCAGCGCTCCAACGGGTGGGAGATGCTGCAACGGAAAGAGGTCCGCCGCGCGCTCTCGACGGCCATCTCGAAGAAGGCCATCGCGGAGAACATCTACCGCGGCTTCCCGACGGTCGCACACACGTTCCAGCCCGAATGGTCGCCGTGGTACCTGACTGACAAGGTCGAGCAGTTCGGTGTCGGCGACTCGTACGGTTCCGAGAAGGCCCGTAAGATGATGAAGGAGGCACTCTCGGACACCAACTACGGCTACGACGGCGACAAACTCGTGGACGGCAACGGCGAACAGGTCGAACTCTCGTTCGTCTACCGCGCCGGGTCGCAGAACAACCAGACCGTCGCGGAGTTCTTCAAGCAGGAACTGGCCAAGATCGGAATCAAGGTCGCTCCGACGAACGGTGGTCCGTTCAACACGCTGCAGAACAAGTACATGCTGACCAGCACCAGCGACGGCACCCCGAGCTTCAACGCCGGTCCAGACGCGACCTCCCAAGAGCCGTGGGACCTGATGTACGGTGTCGCACTGAACGCCTACCCGATCAATCCCGACGGCTCTCGGACGTTCTGGGTCCCCGACGGCGGATTCAACTTCTACGGCTACGAGCCGGAAGCGCCGATGGCGGATCTCTACGATACGGCCCAGAGTGCTACGGACGAGAAGACGCGCAAGGAAGCCTTCGCAAAAATCTTCGCCGCGCTGAGTAAGGAACAGCCGACGAACT
- a CDS encoding ArsR/SmtB family transcription factor: MGDERERETLLDVLGDEDARSILASVGERSCSAKELADEHGLSLPTVYRRLDRLAEHGLVASNDTVEEDGTHYKRYEATFERAVVTLHGSAYRIRIDHGDEITTDTPSHDDGEE; encoded by the coding sequence ATGGGCGACGAGAGGGAACGGGAGACACTGTTGGACGTACTCGGTGACGAGGACGCCCGGAGCATCCTCGCCTCCGTGGGTGAGAGATCCTGCTCTGCAAAGGAACTCGCTGACGAACACGGTCTCTCACTGCCGACCGTTTACCGACGGCTCGACCGACTGGCCGAACACGGACTCGTCGCGTCAAACGACACCGTCGAGGAGGATGGGACACACTACAAACGCTACGAGGCGACGTTCGAACGCGCCGTCGTGACACTTCACGGCAGTGCATACCGTATCCGAATCGACCATGGTGACGAGATAACGACTGACACGCCCTCTCACGACGATGGAGAGGAATGA
- the hpt gene encoding hypoxanthine/guanine phosphoribosyltransferase produces MDQLRQSLLEAPIIEKGEYEYFVHPISDGVPMLEPGLLREIVIKIIRKADLEDVDKIVTPAAMGIHISTAVSLMTDIPLVVIRKREYGLDGEISLSQQTGYSENDMFINDVSEDDRVLVIDDVLSTGGTMCAVLDALKSTGAEVVDTVAVIKKAGPNELDDTDHHVKTLINVTVEDGEVVIVDENGDD; encoded by the coding sequence ATGGACCAGTTGCGGCAGTCGCTCCTCGAAGCGCCGATCATCGAGAAGGGAGAGTACGAGTACTTTGTTCACCCCATCAGCGACGGGGTTCCGATGCTCGAACCGGGTCTCCTTCGAGAAATTGTCATCAAGATCATCCGCAAAGCGGACCTCGAAGACGTTGACAAAATCGTCACTCCGGCGGCGATGGGTATCCACATCTCGACCGCCGTCTCTTTGATGACTGACATTCCGCTCGTCGTCATCCGGAAGCGCGAGTACGGACTCGACGGCGAGATCTCCCTGAGCCAGCAGACTGGCTACTCCGAGAACGACATGTTCATCAACGACGTCAGCGAGGACGACCGCGTACTCGTCATCGACGACGTTCTCTCGACCGGCGGGACGATGTGTGCTGTTCTTGACGCCCTGAAGTCCACTGGCGCTGAGGTCGTCGATACCGTCGCGGTCATCAAGAAGGCCGGACCGAACGAACTCGACGACACGGACCACCACGTCAAAACGCTGATCAACGTCACCGTCGAGGACGGGGAAGTCGTCATCGTAGACGAAAACGGCGACGACTGA
- the mbhE gene encoding hydrogen gas-evolving membrane-bound hydrogenase subunit E — translation MQPTPEVVLAIVFLPFVAAALTPAVFRVLGERTAYFAAATALVCFGLVSQLYLAGAHGTVPLEWIPSLGVSLAFYVDGLALLIAFLASGVGVLILTYSGGYMHGEPGQAKYYATLLAFMGSMLGVALASDLISLFVFWELTSLSSFLLIGHYTSEQSSQYAARKSMLITVSGGLFMLVGFLLLVWVSGQALPETTYSLTVLLDNADLIRQALAENGLLVPVLVLLGLGAATKSAQVPFHIWLPNAMEAPTPVSAFLHSATMVKAGVYLVGRFRPLFLSKEAPLFGEWTMLFAILGLLTMTVAAILAVAATDIKELLAYSTASHLGLIIAAFGFANKYGAEAGAFHILNHASFKAALFLVAGIIAHEAGTRKISKLGGLRKHLPVTAVIATVASLSMAGLPPFNGFYSKELLFEAAWYAGKDLGGLGYLFPVIAVFGSVFTFLYSVKFASLFFGDEPDELGHVHSPPAVMLIPPAILGLLVVGVSASATLGLGPETPINAFVGHVYGSVAAGEAHGFSVHFPTELTPYAVMSAITILVGAVAFPFYDRLHDGINAILRGPIRANWWYDNGVEGLATTSVRSTPYIQNGLLRTYATWALAGVTVLTLGGYLAAGVFSGYIPANVAFPGISDLAVTPAIFLVLLVAVVGAFAVDIAPSHVAGVLTLSILGFMVAIFYILADAPDLALTQLVVETLVLVIFLLVLNRLPAFYGEVNRSQSIRDGILALAVGATVFVTVLVTTAASPAEPTSGFLAENAGVPAEHGPFFTDAGGGGNIVNVILVDFRAIDTMGEISVVAMAALAILTLIRMRERGETQ, via the coding sequence GTGCAACCGACACCGGAGGTTGTCCTCGCCATAGTCTTCCTTCCGTTCGTCGCCGCGGCGCTCACCCCGGCAGTATTCCGGGTTCTCGGAGAGCGCACCGCTTACTTTGCGGCGGCGACGGCGCTAGTCTGCTTTGGACTGGTGTCACAGTTGTATCTGGCGGGGGCGCATGGAACTGTCCCGCTCGAATGGATCCCCTCGCTCGGGGTTTCGCTGGCGTTCTACGTGGATGGGTTGGCGCTCCTCATCGCCTTCCTTGCCAGTGGTGTTGGAGTACTCATCCTGACGTACTCCGGCGGCTACATGCACGGCGAACCCGGGCAGGCGAAGTACTACGCGACGCTGTTGGCGTTCATGGGGTCGATGCTCGGCGTCGCCCTCGCCAGCGACCTCATCTCGCTTTTCGTCTTCTGGGAACTGACGAGTCTGTCGTCGTTCCTTCTCATCGGACACTACACGAGCGAGCAGTCCTCGCAGTATGCCGCCCGGAAGTCGATGCTCATCACCGTCTCCGGCGGCCTGTTCATGCTCGTCGGCTTCCTGCTTCTCGTTTGGGTGTCCGGACAGGCGCTCCCGGAGACGACCTACAGCTTGACTGTCCTCTTGGATAACGCGGATCTTATCCGCCAGGCCCTGGCCGAGAATGGCCTGTTGGTCCCGGTTCTCGTCCTCCTCGGTCTCGGCGCGGCCACGAAGTCCGCGCAGGTGCCGTTCCACATCTGGCTTCCGAACGCGATGGAGGCTCCGACGCCGGTTTCGGCGTTCCTCCACTCCGCGACGATGGTGAAGGCGGGCGTCTACCTCGTCGGACGATTCAGACCGTTGTTCCTCTCCAAGGAGGCACCGCTGTTCGGCGAGTGGACGATGCTGTTCGCCATTCTCGGACTCCTGACGATGACTGTCGCCGCTATCCTCGCGGTAGCCGCGACGGACATCAAGGAACTGCTCGCGTACTCTACGGCCTCCCATCTCGGCCTCATCATCGCGGCGTTCGGGTTCGCTAACAAATACGGCGCGGAAGCGGGCGCGTTCCACATCCTGAACCACGCGTCGTTCAAGGCGGCGCTGTTCTTGGTCGCGGGGATCATCGCCCACGAGGCGGGCACGCGCAAAATCTCGAAACTCGGCGGCCTGCGGAAACACCTGCCCGTGACGGCGGTCATCGCCACCGTCGCGTCGCTGTCGATGGCAGGCCTCCCGCCGTTCAACGGCTTCTACTCGAAGGAATTGCTGTTCGAGGCGGCGTGGTACGCGGGGAAGGATCTCGGTGGTCTCGGCTACCTGTTCCCCGTTATCGCCGTCTTCGGGAGCGTCTTCACGTTCCTCTACTCGGTCAAGTTCGCCTCGCTGTTCTTCGGTGACGAACCAGACGAGTTGGGGCACGTCCACAGTCCGCCCGCCGTGATGCTGATTCCGCCGGCAATACTCGGTCTCCTCGTCGTCGGCGTCAGTGCGTCGGCGACGCTCGGACTTGGTCCCGAGACGCCCATCAACGCCTTCGTCGGTCACGTCTACGGGAGCGTCGCCGCGGGCGAGGCGCACGGGTTCTCCGTCCACTTCCCCACGGAACTGACGCCGTATGCGGTGATGAGCGCGATTACGATTCTCGTCGGCGCAGTCGCGTTCCCGTTCTACGACCGCCTGCACGACGGTATCAACGCGATACTCCGCGGTCCGATCCGGGCAAACTGGTGGTACGACAACGGTGTCGAAGGGCTTGCGACGACGAGTGTTCGCTCGACGCCGTACATTCAGAACGGCCTCCTCCGCACGTACGCCACGTGGGCGCTCGCAGGCGTCACGGTACTGACGCTCGGCGGGTACCTCGCTGCTGGCGTCTTTAGCGGCTATATCCCGGCGAATGTGGCGTTCCCGGGGATTTCTGACCTCGCCGTCACGCCCGCTATCTTCCTCGTCCTTCTGGTCGCTGTCGTCGGGGCCTTCGCGGTTGACATCGCGCCCTCGCACGTCGCGGGCGTCCTCACGCTTTCCATCCTCGGCTTCATGGTGGCTATCTTCTACATCCTCGCGGACGCACCCGACCTCGCGTTGACCCAGTTGGTCGTCGAGACGCTGGTGCTGGTTATCTTCCTCCTCGTACTCAACCGCCTGCCGGCGTTCTACGGCGAGGTGAATCGGTCGCAGTCGATTCGTGACGGTATTCTCGCTCTCGCCGTCGGCGCAACGGTGTTTGTCACCGTCCTGGTCACCACGGCCGCCTCTCCTGCCGAACCAACCTCAGGGTTCTTGGCGGAGAACGCAGGTGTTCCGGCCGAACACGGCCCGTTCTTCACCGACGCCGGCGGTGGCGGCAACATCGTCAACGTCATCCTCGTGGACTTCCGGGCAATCGACACGATGGGAGAAATTTCGGTCGTGGCGATGGCGGCGCTCGCCATCTTGACGCTCATTCGCATGCGCGAACGAGGTGAGACGCAATGA